Proteins encoded in a region of the Mercenaria mercenaria strain notata chromosome 1, MADL_Memer_1, whole genome shotgun sequence genome:
- the LOC128556133 gene encoding L-xylulose reductase-like isoform X1 has product MAGRIMMLKRRMLIGCTSSDQVQSYRKKCKMEYKEFKDKRALVTGAGKGIGRAIAVKLDNLGAKVYGISRTQSDLDNLKQEVPSVETRLLDISDWDMTRKVIEDIGPIDLLVNNAAVIKRTPFLEVTKEELDEQHNINFRAAFNITQVVTQGMASRGTGGAVVNISSISGIRAADNRSCYGSSKAALNMLTMSLAHELGPEKIRVNSVNPTVVLTEMGKSGWSDPEIKAAALARIPVRRFAEIEDIVNATIYLLSEKSAMINGVILPVDGGMINSYI; this is encoded by the exons AGCTACAGAAAAAAGTGTAAGATGGAATATAAAGAATTCAAAGACAAACGAGCTCTTGTTACCGGTGCTGGCAAAG GTATCGGAAGAGCAATTGCAGTGAAACTAGATAACCTGGGAGCAAAGGTGTACGGGATAAGCAGAACACAGTCGGACTTAGACAACTTGAAACAAGAA GTACCCTCAGTTGAAACAAGGCTGCTCGATATATCAGACTGGGATATGACAAGAAAAGTTATTGAAGATATTGGACCAATCGATCTGCTAGTAAATAATGCTGCTGTTATAAAAAGAACTCCGTTCCTCGAAGTTACAAAGGAAGAATTAGACGA GCAACACAACATAAATTTCCGGGCAGCGTTTAATATTACACAG GTTGTTACTCAAGGAATGGCGTCACGGGGGACGGGTGGAGCTGTCGTGAACATATCGAGTATATCTGGTATACGTGCAGCAGATAACCGATCTTGCTACGGTTCGTCAAAGGCTGCCCTAAACATGCTTACTATGTCGTTGGCACATGAACTAGGACCAGAAAAG atTAGAGTAAACAGTGTTAATCCGACGGTGGTGTTGACTGAGATGGGCAAATCAGGTTGGAGCGACCCAGAAATAAAGGCTGCTGCACTTGCAAGAATACCAGTTCGCCGTTTTGCAG agaTAGAAGACATTGTGAATGCCACAATATACCTGCTCAGTGAGAAATCTGCTATGATAAATGGAGTAATATTACCTGTGGATGGTGGCATGATCAACAGCTATATATAA
- the LOC128556133 gene encoding L-xylulose reductase-like isoform X2 — MEYKEFKDKRALVTGAGKGIGRAIAVKLDNLGAKVYGISRTQSDLDNLKQEVPSVETRLLDISDWDMTRKVIEDIGPIDLLVNNAAVIKRTPFLEVTKEELDEQHNINFRAAFNITQVVTQGMASRGTGGAVVNISSISGIRAADNRSCYGSSKAALNMLTMSLAHELGPEKIRVNSVNPTVVLTEMGKSGWSDPEIKAAALARIPVRRFAEIEDIVNATIYLLSEKSAMINGVILPVDGGMINSYI, encoded by the exons ATGGAATATAAAGAATTCAAAGACAAACGAGCTCTTGTTACCGGTGCTGGCAAAG GTATCGGAAGAGCAATTGCAGTGAAACTAGATAACCTGGGAGCAAAGGTGTACGGGATAAGCAGAACACAGTCGGACTTAGACAACTTGAAACAAGAA GTACCCTCAGTTGAAACAAGGCTGCTCGATATATCAGACTGGGATATGACAAGAAAAGTTATTGAAGATATTGGACCAATCGATCTGCTAGTAAATAATGCTGCTGTTATAAAAAGAACTCCGTTCCTCGAAGTTACAAAGGAAGAATTAGACGA GCAACACAACATAAATTTCCGGGCAGCGTTTAATATTACACAG GTTGTTACTCAAGGAATGGCGTCACGGGGGACGGGTGGAGCTGTCGTGAACATATCGAGTATATCTGGTATACGTGCAGCAGATAACCGATCTTGCTACGGTTCGTCAAAGGCTGCCCTAAACATGCTTACTATGTCGTTGGCACATGAACTAGGACCAGAAAAG atTAGAGTAAACAGTGTTAATCCGACGGTGGTGTTGACTGAGATGGGCAAATCAGGTTGGAGCGACCCAGAAATAAAGGCTGCTGCACTTGCAAGAATACCAGTTCGCCGTTTTGCAG agaTAGAAGACATTGTGAATGCCACAATATACCTGCTCAGTGAGAAATCTGCTATGATAAATGGAGTAATATTACCTGTGGATGGTGGCATGATCAACAGCTATATATAA